The Euphorbia lathyris chromosome 4, ddEupLath1.1, whole genome shotgun sequence genomic interval AGGCGTAGGCGTTCCATATTGTTTAACAGCCTCGTTTGAAAGTTGATATCTGAAAGTCAAGACCTTCTATTTATGAATCTTGGGGTGCATGAGGTATTCCTTTCTTCATTTTGATTGATAATCTTGGTAGTTCTTACTTCCTCTTTAATTGATGAATTGTTGTTTTTGTGTTCGCAATGAGTTTTTCTTGATTTATTTTTGAGCTTTAGCTACGTTGTGGTTAAACTTGAGAGTTTCTTTGTTTCTATTTCTTTTGCTACACATAGGGTATAGGGCACACCTGTGAGAATTGACCAAAATTTGTAATCAAATCCATATTGCTAGATTGATTAGTTTAGCATTGTATATAGAACTAATGTCTACATATTTACTTGAGATGATAAAAGTGGGCATGTCAGCTTCTATGAAAAACAAAAGTCCTTACTGGTAGCAGTGCCAATAGACTTAACTGGTATTGCTAGATAAACAAAATAAGAGTGGATGGTCATGGTTTGAATATCTCTGAACTCTGCACAAGGCCTTAAACAACCTCAAAGTTGCTAATATTTGGATGTGCATTTGTTTCTGCATTCCTGTTGATTGCTTATTCTAACTGCTATTAAATATGGATAAGTGGTTGGTAAATTTCTTCCTTGTTTGTGTTCTGTTTATACTTCCCTTTTATTCTCTGGTTTATTTTTCATCTATGCACACACATGGTTGCAAAAAATTGTACTAGTCAATCCTAATAGCAAAGTTGAAGTCGTAGTAGAAATTCCATGGCTGTTCATTCCTAATAGGTAAGTGATGCGTCTCCGAGAGACTCAccaagggataagtgtaccccgtcgttatcaagtaataaaatctggacaaatCCAGATAttatccacaggatttattcctgcaagtatcgagctactcggtctttagtgttatctaggctttggggggtttgagattgaTTTTGGTTAAGTTAAACTATtcctaattaaattactctactcctaactaagttattctactcctaggtgatcctTCACTAATGTAATTgcccgaaggaacatggaatgatacgataataatgaagatagattgtttAGGCAACTgatttaaaaacctaatctaagtcacttgtgtctgaggcgattaaccctacttatccttctgaggtgcctagttcgtgattcctttGTGATgtcgaaactagctctaaggctcagcaatttgggcttaatcatctacagggtcgtcaatcctataggcactgactaggtcagattcagctcgcaatttGTGCCAACTTAATgtttggatttatgaatgagttaaaccaatcagacaaagcgtatgACAAAGGTAAAAGAAATAAACCAATTgactataatattattaaagatgaaaagtattgtcatgaagatacaatgagcctaggattcatagcatggatcagaggcaaacagaatataaaagagaaggaaaatccctttcagggaacctgtctgccaatgcaggcgtcttcctaggacttaaggatggacctTGAACAACCCTCGGTGAACGGAGTTTCGGAGGTTCTTCAATGGAgattgaaggagatggaggaggtggagaggattcttcaaggggaaagctagggtttttacaagaatgaaaggatatctaatttacaagaTAAAAGTCCTATTTATAGCTGTGGTTCGGGCCCCGtatctgacctaattcgtttcATTTTGTAGGTGGAAAGAGTGGGACTTGATCGTGGCATtgtggggccgggaatcagtccATAGGTCAGCTCGCCGGACTGGGCGAGCTGGCAGGGGCCAGCTCAATGCGAGATGGCTCCCAGCTCGGCCGAGCTGGCCTTCAAAGGCCAACTCGACTGAACTGTCTACTGCCAGCTCGCTGAGCTGGCCTAAAAGGCCAGTTTCGATGAGCAAACATGCCCAGATGCCCTGCGTGACTATCGGGTGTCCCCACGACGcgattttcgcccgaacttgtttctgttttgacatgCACACGCACGTAAAATCGAAACAACATTAGTTCTGAgtctaaattgacccaccaatcgctTGTTTTGAGTATATACTTcgtttggtgtgacttttggtggatcaattagccataaaagataattgaaagttaacgtacatgctagtttggccatatttgcccaAAAACGATCAGAAAACGAGCTTAAaccacaaaagtaaataaaacatatacaaatTCTAACTAACACACACAaatgcatataaatgcgagaattgctcgcttattggcAAAAAGTAAActaaacccgtcctaaaaccgtacctaaagataggggtttttgacccctatcagtaagTAGGCCTTTCAAGATATTTAAGCATAAAATGGTAGGAGCAGTATGACTTGAGTTGTAGTCATAGTAGAAATTCCATGTCTGTTCATTCCTAATAGGGTTTTCAGTTTCTTTCCATTCAATGCAAAGATGTTATTAGTTATCCCTCTGATTGGATATTCAGGATTACAACAAGCATTTATTTGGTAATTGTTCATTTTAATATGTTCACAGTTTGATGAAAGCTGACTTCTTTAACATCATAGTACTTTTCATTTCCTATACATTGTGTTTTTCTACttgaaattgaaaattcctTCCGTTTCAGGGCTGCATGCACCAAGGATATAGCAATTAGGTTGCTGATTAGAGAATCCATGGAGTCTAGGGTCCTATTGTCATCGACAGGTTGACAAGAGGCTTGCTAGATTCCACTCAAACATAATCAATAAGGTAACCTCTTATTCTTCTAATTTGAAAAGTTTCATACATTTGATAAGCCTGAGGATTAATTTTTAGCTACGTTGCACGGACACTTCTAGTTATTagcgtttttgtgttttgtgtCCATGTCTATGTCCGTGTCCATTTCCATTTGTTGATGCTGATTTTGGTAGTGCAACTTTCAAATTTACTCAGGTTTCTCTAAAATTGGTCTACTTAGCTGTGGGAGCTGTAGCTGCTGCTTTTCTTCGTAAgttcaattgattatattatatatagaatggGAGAGAAAAGCAGAGGTAATTAGAAGAAATTTTCTGTGCTTTTGTTTTGCAGAGGTAACTTATTGTATGGTGACAGGGGGAAAGACAACCTGCTCGGATAAGAGGTTACTATCTAAAAACAATACTGAGGCAAGATGTTTCTTTCTTTGATAAGGAAACTAATACTGGAGAGGTTGTTGGTAAAATGTCTGGTGATACTGTTCTTATATAAGATGCAATGGGTGAAAAGGTATTATCTATTCATCCATTTCATTTCAATTATCCTTACATGATCCGCCCCCAAAACAAATTTACTTGTACGCGTTAGGGGTGTCAAAATGGATTATCATGTTATATGATTTATATATtgtatatgatataaatgtaacaaaaatgataatcatGTTAAACGGGGTTGTCTCTATAAATTGTGTTTGTGGTGCCAAAAATTGATAGACCGCTAAGTATTAATTTACTTGTTTGCACAGGtaggaatttttttttgcagCTGATGGCAATATGCCTTGGGGGTTTTACAATAGCTTTTGCCAAAGGATGGTTGATGGCATTTGTCATGTTATCTACTATTCCCCTACTAGTAATAGCTGCTGCAACTGCATCCATTTTGGTATCAAGAATGGCAACTCGTGGACAAAGTGCTTATGCTGAGGCAACTACTTTTGTTGAGCAGGCAATTAGCTATATTAGAACTGTATGCTTTTGGTTTAAtaatgtttgtttttcttaattaatattttcgtAAGTGTGACAGGAATTCGGTTTTTTCCAGGTTGCTGCATTTACTGGAGACAAGAGAGCCATTAGTACTTACAACAAGTTTCTCCAAACTGCTTACCTATCAGGTGTTCATGAAGATGTAGCTTCAGGAATAGGCCTTGGTGTACTTATGTTAGTCGTGTTCAGTAGCTATTGTCACGACCCGCCTAAAATCATCCAAGGGAAGGCCCGAGCCAAATGCCCAAAGGGCCAAGAGAAGCGGTCCAGGGGCAAAATGGTCATTTTACTGTTCATCGGGATGATGTGGGACATACCGGTGGACACCGAGAACATCGAGCCAATCGTATGTGCAGTTGTGCACAAGGCAGTTGGGCAGTGGGCCCGTGCCTACCGGGGGCCAATTTGGCCAAGAGAAGATCCCCCCTATAGTGTGCCTTATACCAACTTGGGTCACACTATCGGTGGACATTGCCATGCTCCACACACCACAAGTTTTCCAAAGGTGTGTCTAGAGGGTTCCAAATGCTTCCATATTTTATATGTGGTTCCTTGGGAACATTATGGAGCATTGTGCTTTGGGGAGTGCGGGAAATATTAAGCATGGGAAAAATTTCCATGCGAGAAAGTTACGGGCCCGTGTGCGTGCTAGCAGGCACATTTAACCTCGGTTTGTGCAGGACGAGCAGGCAGCTGGCCCAGAGACTGCGAGGAGCTGCTAGACAAGGCCAGGAGTTGTGAGGAAACCTGCCAACTGAACCTCAGGTTGTGGAGCAACGGGCCCAGAAAATTCCAAACGGGCCTGGAGCGTGCCAGAATGGGCCAGAATCGTTCGGGATGTGCCAGAATCATGCGGAAGGTGCCGAAATAGTCCGGAATGCACGAGAAGGAGCTAGATGGCCCAAGAAACTTCTAGGGACAACTTAGAAATGTCCCAACTCTTCTTAGTCTGTCTTATTTGTTCTTTTTCTAGATGTTTCTAGGATTTTATTTGTGTAAATGTTTCTAGAACCTTCCTAGGTAgcctataaataggaggaaGGGGTTCATTTGTAAAAAAATTCCACAAGAATTCCACAAATTCACAAAAGTGTGAGCAAGTGTGAGTGTCTTTGTAATCTAACCTTTGTAAAGCATTCTTTTTCTAATAAAAGAGTGTTTTCCTCACTTAGCTTTTTGCAAGATCCTTATTTTTCGATGCATTGCTTTGCCTAGCGTTCGAGCTAAGCAAACGATGTTAAGGCTGAACTAGTAATCGGGTGTGAAATTACTAGTGCCGCACGGTCGATAGATAGTCAGGAGGCTGTGTCCGTgacaagtggtatcaaagcaAAAGGTTGAGAGCCAAGGTTACCGATGGAAAAGGAGCCATTGGTTTTGTGATAGAATTGCCTACGAAATTCTGACTTACCGACGGAGAAGTACAATGCCGAAGAAAAGTGAGGCGGAAGCGACTAGCGTGCACGAGGAGCAAAGTAGGAGCGAGAGGGGAAGATCAAGGTCACGACACGTCCTTATAGACATCAACGGTAGGCTGGCAAAAGTGGAGTTTGCCATAGTCGATGACCGAGATAGGTTCGAGGTGATAGACCAACGCTTGGAAATGCTCGAAGGGGATGAGTTCTAGCAAGAGGTGCAAGCCACGTTGAACCGCATCGCCGCTGATTGTGAGGAAAGGGACAAGGCCTTGGAAGCTCAGATTGCTTCTCTTAGGCAAGAACTAGAGAGAGCTCTTGCCGAGTTAGTCACGACAAAGGATGAATTAGCCTTGTGCAAGAGGGCCATTGCACATGGCGAAGCGTCAACTTCAGGTGCATTTAGTTCGCAATGACTAGAAGTACCAAAACCGAAGGCGTATGGTGGTTCAAGAAATTCCAAGGAGATCGACAACTTTCTTTGGAGTTTGGAGAAGTATGTCAGGGCACTTGGCATTGCGAACGATGCCAAGATGATCGACGTTGTGCCACTCTACTTGCAAGATACGGCATGGTTTGGTGGCGATTGAAGGAGAAAGAAATGCGACGAGGTACATGTTCAATCGCTACTTGGGACGATTTTAAACGTAAGCTTAAAGCCCAATTCTATCTGGAGGCGGGTGAGCTCGAGAAGAGGGCCAAGTTGTGACACTTAAAGCAATGAGGTGGTTTGCGGGAGTACATCAAGGAATTCTCTGAGATTCTTCTAGAGCTACCAAACTACCCGCAAGAGGAGGCCTTATATCTCTTCTTAGAAGGATTGCAGCCATGGGCTAGGTTAGAAGTTCAACACATAAATGTGAAGGAACTTTCTGCCGCAATTTCCGTAGCCGACTCATTAGTggagttctttaaaacgttcccaagtttcataaagagtttcattatcattctgagaaaaagatgttaactcttttatgactcttgcgggttttgctaaaggaaaatattttgataaaaatccttgggctaattgttcccaagttgcAAATGTTGCGTCTGACATCgaagttaaccactctttggctctatccttcaaagtgaaaggaaaaaggcgaagtttgattgcttcggcagtcacatctggtattttaaaagtgtcataaatttcaaggaaatttgtcaaatgggtgttaggattttcgttaggtaacccataaaatgttacattattttgcaacatattaagcaatgctggcttaatttcaaattggtttgcagtgattctgggtctaacgatactattggttacaccggccacccctggcctagcgtaatccataagtgttggtgggtctgccataATATTTGGCTCGGTATTTGTTTTTAAtggagttttgtttttgtttttcttgtttttcttgttctttttaatggttttttcaatttctgggtctaacgGGTTTGGtgcaatgcctgaacttcgagaactgcgcatgaacttgaaatcttgcacgaaccgaaactaccttcaaaacagaatttgaaaaataaatatgttagtaaattaaaattaataaattgcaaaagttaaaataagGTGTTCATGAAGATGTAGCTTCATGAAGATGTAGCTTCAGGAATAGGCCTTGGTGTACTTATGTTAGTCGTGTTCAGTAGCTATTGTCACGACCCGCCTAAAATCATCCAAGGGAAGGCCCGAGCCAAATGCCCAAAGGGCCAAGAGAAGCGGTCCAGGGGCAAAATGGTCATTTTACTGTTCATCGGGATGATGTGGGACATACCGGTGGACACCGAGAACATCGAGCCAATCGTATGTGCAGTTGTGCACAAGGCAGTTGGGCAGTGGGCCCGTGCCTACCGGGGGCCAATTTGGCCAAGAGAAGATCCCCCCTATAGTGTGCCTTATACCAACTTGGGTCACACTATCGGTGGACATTGCCATGCTCCACACACCACAAGTTTTCCAAAGGTGTGTCTAGAGGGTTCCAAATGCTTCCATATTTTATATGTGGTTCCTTGGGAACATTATGGAGCATTGTGCTTTGGGGAGTGCGGGAAATATTAAGCATGGGAAAAATTTCCATGCGAGAAAGTTACGGGCCCGTGTGCGTGCTAGCAGGCACATTTAACCTCGGTTTGTGCAGGACGAGCAGGCAGCTGGCCCAG includes:
- the LOC136227607 gene encoding uncharacterized protein isoform X2, translating into MAICLGGFTIAFAKGWLMAFVMLSTIPLLVIAAATASILVSRMATRGQSAYAEATTFVEQVAAFTGDKRAISTYNKFLQTAYLSGVHEDVASGIGLGVLMLVVFSSYCHDPPKIIQGKARAKCPKGQEKRSRGKMVILLFIGMMWDIPVDTENIEPIVCAVVHKAVGQWARAYRGPIWPREDPPYSVPYTNLGHTIGGHCHAPHTTSFPKVCLEGSKCFHILYVVPWEHYGALCFGECGKY
- the LOC136227607 gene encoding uncharacterized protein isoform X1; its protein translation is MAICLGGFTIAFAKGWLMAFVMLSTIPLLVIAAATASILVSRMATRGQSAYAEATTFVEQAISYIRTVAAFTGDKRAISTYNKFLQTAYLSGVHEDVASGIGLGVLMLVVFSSYCHDPPKIIQGKARAKCPKGQEKRSRGKMVILLFIGMMWDIPVDTENIEPIVCAVVHKAVGQWARAYRGPIWPREDPPYSVPYTNLGHTIGGHCHAPHTTSFPKVCLEGSKCFHILYVVPWEHYGALCFGECGKY